From Cellulosimicrobium cellulans, the proteins below share one genomic window:
- the nrdI gene encoding class Ib ribonucleoside-diphosphate reductase assembly flavoprotein NrdI: MGSLVYFSSVSENTHRFVQRLDLPALGMDVQRIPLRPTEGFLRVEEPYVLMVPTYGGGNEGGAVPRQVVKFLNDVHNRSLIRGVIAAGNTNFGEAYCIAGDIISAKCQVPYLYAFELLGTAEDAARVRDGLGRFWQRQSRIPA; the protein is encoded by the coding sequence GTGGGGTCGCTCGTGTACTTCTCCAGCGTCAGCGAGAACACGCACCGGTTCGTCCAGCGGCTCGACCTGCCGGCCCTCGGCATGGACGTCCAGCGCATCCCGCTGCGTCCGACCGAGGGCTTCCTGCGCGTCGAGGAGCCGTACGTGCTCATGGTCCCGACCTACGGGGGCGGCAACGAGGGCGGTGCCGTCCCGCGCCAGGTCGTGAAGTTCCTCAACGACGTGCACAACCGGTCGTTGATCCGTGGCGTCATCGCCGCGGGCAACACCAACTTCGGCGAGGCCTACTGCATCGCCGGCGACATCATCTCCGCGAAGTGCCAGGTGCCCTACCTGTACGCCTTCGAACTCCTGGGAACAGCCGAGGACGCCGCGCGCGTCCGCGACGGATTGGGACGATTTTGGCAACGACAGTCACGGATTCCGGCGTGA
- the nrdH gene encoding glutaredoxin-like protein NrdH: protein MSVTVYSKPACVQCDATYRALDKKGIEYSVVDISQDAEALELVRGLGYLQAPVVVAGDEHWSGFRPDQINALAQKVSPVVA from the coding sequence ATGAGCGTCACGGTCTACAGCAAGCCGGCTTGCGTTCAGTGCGACGCGACGTACCGCGCTCTCGACAAGAAGGGCATCGAGTACTCCGTCGTGGACATCAGCCAGGACGCCGAGGCGCTCGAGCTCGTGCGCGGGCTCGGCTACCTGCAGGCGCCCGTGGTCGTCGCGGGTGACGAGCACTGGTCCGGGTTCCGGCCCGACCAGATCAACGCGCTCGCGCAGAAGGTCTCGCCGGTCGTCGCCTGA
- a CDS encoding APC family permease, giving the protein MSAADAAAEGPAVPATTARARAKVPASSYISWIALAMMTTSSVASLRAAPTMAVYGLACVFLYLLPAVVFLLPTSLVSAELASGWSGGVYKWVSEGISKPMGFLAVWCQFAMTIFYYPSLLGFVASTLAYVINPSLASSGVWTALVIVVVYWSGVWVSSRGTKGVAGLASGGLIIGTLIPGVILVTLGVVFLGQGNASAAPMDAEHLLPAWAGLSSLVLIVNNFLSYSGMEMNAVHVGSLRNPAREFPRSIFLAMGMVLLIFILPALAISWVVPAEQLSLTAGIMQAFDAVFAYFGSQWLTPIIGIMLVTASVAGMLTWLAGPSKGLLLISRQEGYLPPFLQKLNKNGVQQNILVTQGVVTTVIALGYALIPSVSSAYWIFSVITTQVYLIMYLLMFVAAVRLRRQQPDHARGYRAPLLGALCGVGFVASLAALLVGFIPPSQFGSGSPGSYLVIVAGGALGLGLLVPYLFYRLRKPSWRLPDATTQEKEASAP; this is encoded by the coding sequence ATGAGCGCGGCTGACGCGGCCGCCGAGGGGCCGGCCGTCCCGGCCACGACCGCGCGCGCCCGCGCCAAGGTCCCGGCGAGCAGCTACATCTCGTGGATCGCCCTCGCGATGATGACGACGAGCTCGGTCGCGAGCCTGCGCGCCGCGCCCACGATGGCCGTCTACGGCCTGGCGTGCGTCTTCCTCTACCTCCTGCCGGCCGTCGTCTTCCTGCTCCCGACGTCGCTGGTCTCGGCAGAGCTGGCCTCGGGGTGGAGCGGAGGCGTCTACAAGTGGGTCTCCGAGGGCATCTCGAAGCCGATGGGCTTCCTCGCCGTGTGGTGCCAGTTCGCGATGACGATCTTCTACTACCCGAGCCTGCTCGGGTTCGTCGCGAGCACCCTCGCCTACGTGATCAACCCGAGCCTCGCGAGCAGCGGCGTGTGGACCGCCCTCGTCATCGTGGTCGTCTACTGGTCCGGCGTCTGGGTCTCCTCCCGCGGCACCAAGGGCGTCGCGGGGCTCGCGAGCGGCGGGCTCATCATCGGCACGCTCATCCCGGGCGTGATCCTCGTGACGCTCGGCGTCGTGTTCCTCGGGCAGGGCAACGCGTCCGCCGCACCGATGGACGCCGAGCACCTGCTCCCCGCGTGGGCCGGGCTGTCGAGCCTCGTGCTGATCGTCAACAACTTCCTGTCGTACTCCGGCATGGAGATGAACGCGGTGCACGTCGGGTCGCTGCGCAACCCCGCACGCGAGTTCCCGCGCTCGATCTTCCTCGCCATGGGCATGGTGCTGCTGATCTTCATCCTCCCCGCGCTCGCGATCAGCTGGGTCGTCCCGGCCGAGCAGCTCTCCCTGACGGCGGGCATCATGCAGGCCTTCGACGCCGTGTTCGCCTACTTCGGCTCGCAGTGGCTCACCCCGATCATCGGGATCATGCTCGTCACGGCGTCCGTCGCCGGCATGCTCACCTGGTTGGCGGGCCCGTCCAAGGGCCTCCTGCTCATCTCGCGCCAGGAGGGCTACCTCCCGCCGTTCCTCCAGAAGCTCAACAAGAACGGCGTCCAGCAGAACATCCTCGTCACGCAGGGCGTCGTCACCACGGTGATCGCGCTGGGCTACGCGCTCATCCCGAGCGTGTCGAGCGCGTACTGGATCTTCTCGGTGATCACCACGCAGGTGTACCTGATCATGTACCTCCTCATGTTCGTCGCCGCCGTCCGTCTGCGCCGCCAGCAGCCCGACCACGCGCGCGGGTACCGCGCGCCTCTGCTCGGCGCGCTGTGCGGGGTCGGCTTCGTCGCGTCGCTCGCCGCGCTGCTGGTCGGGTTCATCCCGCCGTCGCAGTTCGGGTCGGGCAGTCCTGGCTCGTACCTCGTCATCGTCGCCGGCGGGGCCCTCGGCCTGGGCCTCCTGGTCCCGTACCTGTTCTACCGGTTGCGCAAGCCGTCGTGGAGGCTCCCGGACGCGACGACGCAGGAGAAGGAGGCGAGCGCACCATGA
- a CDS encoding MFS transporter, protein MSDVEVKARTGGVLAAACLSTLVVNANTSAVSILLPAISEDTGTSVTTLQWAVTGYSLVGAAVIVTSGALGDVFGRKRVFQLGLLLFVASCVLIALAPSGGMVIAGRFVQGAAGATIVACGLSLLSVANSGDAQLRAVSLWGAASAVGAAAGPLLGGVLVNLTGWQGLFWVDAVVASACVVLTYVVVTESRDPDRSRSIDYAGTVLVALTLAPLILALSKGSDWGWGSLATLGSLAVAVVAGWLFVVVERRVAVPLLDLALLRNRVLVGATAAILIGSGTINGLMYLLSIYFQDPATLGLSPLEAGLATLPATAGLVIVAPLVPRFAAKIGGRQVVGLGFLLTAVGFGVVGVVQADWRYGAFVLPLIAIAVGMGLSNGPASSASTACVSANEVGAASGVSNMARYVGAAVATAVVASIYAAVVADRTADGASTADALAAGLGTASWVMAATSALGVVMAVVMGRRYRAERGTVHDAASAAAAVAHTLPTSATPVAAQATD, encoded by the coding sequence ATGAGCGATGTCGAGGTCAAGGCCAGGACGGGCGGGGTGCTCGCCGCCGCGTGCCTGTCGACGCTGGTCGTCAACGCGAACACGTCGGCGGTCAGCATCCTGCTCCCCGCGATCAGCGAGGACACGGGCACGAGCGTGACGACCCTCCAGTGGGCGGTCACCGGCTACTCGCTCGTCGGGGCCGCGGTGATCGTCACCTCGGGAGCCCTGGGCGACGTGTTCGGCCGCAAGCGGGTGTTCCAGCTCGGGCTCCTGCTCTTCGTCGCGTCCTGCGTGCTCATCGCGCTCGCCCCGTCGGGCGGCATGGTCATCGCCGGGCGGTTCGTCCAGGGCGCGGCCGGGGCGACCATCGTGGCGTGCGGGCTGAGCCTGCTCTCCGTGGCCAACAGCGGCGACGCCCAGCTCCGGGCGGTCTCGTTGTGGGGCGCGGCGTCCGCCGTCGGCGCCGCAGCGGGGCCGCTGCTCGGCGGGGTGCTCGTCAACCTCACGGGGTGGCAAGGGCTCTTCTGGGTCGACGCCGTCGTGGCCTCGGCCTGCGTCGTCCTGACGTACGTGGTCGTGACCGAGTCGCGCGACCCCGACCGCTCCCGCTCGATCGACTACGCGGGCACCGTGCTCGTCGCGCTCACCCTCGCGCCCCTCATCCTCGCGCTGAGCAAGGGCAGCGACTGGGGCTGGGGCTCGCTCGCGACCCTCGGCAGCCTCGCGGTCGCCGTCGTGGCCGGCTGGCTGTTCGTCGTCGTCGAACGCCGGGTCGCGGTCCCGCTCCTCGACCTCGCCCTCCTGCGGAACCGCGTGCTCGTCGGCGCGACCGCGGCCATCCTCATCGGCTCCGGCACGATCAACGGGCTCATGTACCTCCTCAGCATCTACTTCCAGGACCCCGCCACGCTGGGGCTGAGCCCGCTCGAGGCGGGGCTCGCGACGCTCCCCGCGACGGCCGGGCTCGTGATCGTGGCCCCGCTCGTGCCACGGTTCGCCGCGAAGATCGGCGGTCGGCAGGTCGTGGGGCTCGGGTTCCTCCTCACCGCGGTCGGGTTCGGCGTCGTCGGGGTCGTCCAGGCCGACTGGCGGTACGGCGCCTTCGTCCTCCCCCTGATCGCCATCGCGGTCGGCATGGGGCTGTCCAACGGTCCGGCGTCCTCGGCCTCCACCGCGTGCGTCTCGGCGAACGAGGTCGGTGCGGCCTCGGGCGTCTCCAACATGGCGCGCTACGTCGGCGCCGCCGTCGCGACTGCGGTCGTCGCCTCGATCTACGCCGCCGTGGTCGCGGACCGCACCGCCGACGGCGCCTCGACGGCCGACGCGCTCGCCGCCGGCCTCGGCACGGCCTCGTGGGTGATGGCCGCGACCAGCGCGCTCGGAGTCGTCATGGCGGTCGTCATGGGGCGGCGCTACCGGGCCGAGCGCGGCACGGTGCACGACGCCGCCTCGGCCGCCGCGGCGGTGGCGCACACCCTGCCGACGTCGGCCACGCCCGTCGCCGCGCAGGCGACGGACTGA
- the yicI gene encoding alpha-xylosidase: MKFTDGYWQVRPGMHPLYAVEVDDVRADEAAGTLTVYAPTATIRGRGDTLNRPMLTTTYSSPAPGVIRVRVEHHQGAVRRGPAFQVTGEPGFRPEVEVHDDVAVLRSKDLAVRVHRGDRWRVDFEADGEVLTSSLPKSVGHVTSDDGRAWTHEQLALEPGELVYGLGERFGPFVKNGQVVDIWNEDGGTSSEQAYKSVPLYLTTKGYGVFVEHPEKVSFEVASEVNTRVQFSVEGQALEYLVIQGPTPKDVLRRYTALTGRPARVPAWSFGLWLTTSFTTSYDEQTVNGFIDGMAERDLPLSVFHFDCFWMREYQWVDFEWDPRTFPDPEGMLRRLHDRGLKVCVWINPYVAQRSPLFAEAAEQGFLVRREDGSVWQWDLWQAGMGLVDFTNPDATAWYVGKLEGLLDQGVDCFKTDFGERIPVDGIAWHDGSDPRKMHNYYAQLYNEAVFRLLERKRGEGEAVLFARSATAGGQQFPVHWGGDCDSTYASMAESLRGGLSMSMSGFGYWSHDMGGFEGTPDPGVFKRWTAFGLLSSHSRLHGSGSVRVPWAFDDEAVDVTRKFTHLKLSLMPYLGRVAEEAHTDGVPMMRPLVLELPHDRAGFTADTQYLLGDALLVAPVFRADGRVEYYVPEGTWTRLVQPDGGPALSETVTGPRWVTETHGFDSLPVLVRPGTVLPVGARTDRPDYDWADGVTLHAFELPDGYDELVVVPPADGAPGATFRVRRSGTTLSVASDDAVAAWSVRAGSATAEARGATSVTIDLG, translated from the coding sequence ATGAAGTTCACCGACGGGTACTGGCAGGTCCGGCCCGGCATGCACCCGCTCTACGCGGTCGAGGTCGACGACGTCCGCGCGGACGAGGCGGCCGGCACGCTCACCGTGTACGCGCCGACGGCGACGATCCGCGGTCGCGGCGACACCCTCAACCGCCCCATGCTCACGACGACGTACTCCTCGCCCGCGCCCGGCGTGATCCGCGTGCGCGTCGAGCACCACCAGGGCGCGGTGCGCCGCGGCCCGGCGTTCCAGGTGACCGGCGAGCCCGGGTTCCGGCCCGAGGTCGAGGTGCACGACGACGTCGCGGTCCTGCGCTCGAAGGACCTCGCCGTGCGCGTGCACCGGGGCGACCGCTGGCGCGTGGACTTCGAGGCGGACGGCGAGGTGCTGACGTCCTCGCTGCCCAAGTCCGTCGGGCACGTGACCTCCGACGACGGCCGCGCCTGGACGCACGAGCAGCTCGCGCTCGAGCCGGGCGAGCTCGTCTACGGCCTGGGGGAGCGGTTCGGCCCGTTCGTCAAGAACGGCCAGGTCGTCGACATCTGGAACGAGGACGGCGGCACGTCGAGCGAGCAGGCGTACAAGTCCGTGCCGCTCTACCTCACGACCAAGGGCTACGGCGTGTTCGTCGAGCACCCGGAGAAGGTCTCGTTCGAGGTCGCGTCCGAGGTGAACACGCGCGTCCAGTTCTCCGTCGAGGGCCAGGCGCTGGAGTACCTGGTCATCCAGGGCCCGACCCCCAAGGACGTGCTGCGCCGGTACACCGCGCTCACCGGCCGCCCCGCGCGCGTGCCGGCGTGGTCGTTCGGGCTGTGGCTCACGACGTCGTTCACGACGAGCTACGACGAGCAGACGGTGAACGGGTTCATCGACGGCATGGCCGAGCGCGACCTGCCGCTGTCGGTGTTCCACTTCGACTGCTTCTGGATGCGCGAGTACCAGTGGGTCGACTTCGAGTGGGACCCGCGCACGTTCCCCGACCCCGAGGGCATGCTGCGCCGCCTGCACGACCGCGGGCTCAAGGTGTGCGTGTGGATCAACCCGTACGTCGCGCAGCGCTCGCCCCTCTTCGCGGAGGCCGCGGAGCAGGGCTTCCTCGTCAGGCGCGAGGACGGGTCCGTGTGGCAGTGGGACCTGTGGCAGGCGGGCATGGGCCTGGTGGACTTCACCAACCCCGACGCGACCGCGTGGTACGTGGGCAAGCTCGAGGGCCTGCTCGACCAGGGCGTCGACTGCTTCAAGACCGACTTCGGCGAGCGGATCCCCGTCGACGGCATCGCGTGGCACGACGGCTCCGACCCGCGCAAGATGCACAACTACTACGCCCAGCTCTACAACGAGGCGGTCTTCCGGCTGCTCGAGCGCAAGCGCGGCGAGGGCGAGGCGGTCCTGTTCGCGCGGTCCGCGACGGCGGGCGGCCAGCAGTTCCCCGTGCACTGGGGCGGCGACTGCGACTCGACGTACGCGTCGATGGCCGAGTCGCTGCGCGGCGGCCTGTCGATGTCGATGTCGGGCTTCGGCTACTGGAGCCACGACATGGGCGGCTTCGAGGGCACGCCGGACCCGGGCGTGTTCAAGCGCTGGACGGCGTTCGGCCTGCTGTCGTCGCACTCGCGCCTGCACGGCTCGGGTTCGGTCCGGGTCCCGTGGGCGTTCGACGACGAGGCCGTCGACGTGACGCGCAAGTTCACGCACCTCAAGCTCTCGCTCATGCCGTACCTCGGGCGCGTGGCGGAGGAGGCGCACACCGACGGCGTGCCGATGATGCGACCCCTCGTGCTCGAGCTCCCGCACGACCGCGCGGGGTTCACCGCGGACACGCAGTACCTGCTGGGCGACGCGCTCCTCGTCGCGCCGGTGTTCCGCGCGGACGGCCGCGTCGAGTACTACGTGCCGGAGGGCACGTGGACGCGTCTCGTCCAGCCCGACGGCGGCCCCGCCCTGAGCGAGACCGTGACCGGCCCGCGCTGGGTCACCGAGACCCACGGTTTCGACTCGCTCCCGGTGCTCGTGCGCCCGGGCACCGTCCTGCCGGTCGGCGCCCGCACCGACCGGCCGGACTACGACTGGGCCGACGGCGTCACGCTGCACGCGTTCGAGCTGCCCGACGGGTACGACGAGCTCGTGGTCGTCCCGCCGGCGGACGGCGCACCCGGGGCCACGTTCCGCGTGCGCCGGTCGGGCACGACCCTCTCCGTCGCGTCCGACGACGCCGTCGCGGCCTGGTCCGTGCGGGCCGGATCGGCGACCGCCGAGGCGCGCGGCGCGACGAGCGTGACGATCGACCTCGGCTGA
- a CDS encoding carbohydrate ABC transporter permease, with the protein MSTVTTTPTADGTPAVPAPSSGSRRPLRATRQDERYRRGVGRWFVLAAAVLVALLMLSPFVIMVLNAFKSPAEYSQDGPLSIPKELYLEGVQNFWTRTNFPQKLWNSVFISALVAVFGTLLSLLSAYAIGVGRIKGRLWIVTLFLVANMLPQEALIYPLFDMAQKVGLSNSQWSIIIIFTVIQAAFGTYLLASVLGTFPPALLEAAQLDGAGRWRILWQVVYPIVKPTLGVLMIFFFIWTWNEFFIPLVMLTTNDTQTIPIALASLQGDRMMDAPTTNAGALVSLIPALIFFLIFQRTLTRGVTAGAVK; encoded by the coding sequence ATGTCCACCGTCACCACCACCCCGACCGCGGACGGCACGCCCGCGGTGCCAGCGCCGTCGTCCGGGTCCCGCCGCCCCCTGCGGGCCACGCGCCAGGACGAGCGCTACCGTCGCGGCGTCGGTCGCTGGTTCGTGCTCGCCGCGGCGGTCCTCGTCGCCCTGCTCATGCTGTCGCCGTTCGTCATCATGGTGCTCAACGCGTTCAAGTCGCCGGCGGAGTACTCCCAGGACGGCCCGCTGAGCATCCCGAAGGAGCTCTACCTCGAGGGCGTGCAGAACTTCTGGACGCGGACGAACTTCCCGCAGAAGCTCTGGAACTCCGTCTTCATCTCGGCGCTCGTCGCCGTGTTCGGGACGCTCCTGTCGCTGCTGAGCGCGTACGCGATCGGCGTCGGCCGCATCAAGGGCCGTCTGTGGATCGTCACGCTCTTCCTCGTGGCCAACATGCTGCCGCAGGAGGCCCTCATCTACCCGCTGTTCGACATGGCGCAGAAGGTGGGCCTGTCGAACTCGCAGTGGTCGATCATCATCATCTTCACCGTCATCCAGGCGGCGTTCGGCACGTACCTGCTCGCGTCCGTGCTCGGCACGTTCCCGCCCGCGCTGCTCGAGGCCGCCCAGCTCGACGGCGCCGGCCGCTGGCGCATCCTGTGGCAGGTCGTCTACCCGATCGTCAAGCCCACGCTCGGCGTCCTCATGATCTTCTTCTTCATCTGGACGTGGAACGAGTTCTTCATCCCGCTGGTCATGCTGACGACCAACGACACCCAGACGATCCCCATCGCCCTCGCGTCGCTCCAGGGCGACCGGATGATGGACGCCCCGACGACGAACGCGGGCGCGCTCGTCTCGCTCATCCCCGCGCTGATCTTCTTCCTCATCTTCCAGCGCACGCTCACCCGGGGCGTCACGGCGGGCGCCGTGAAGTGA
- a CDS encoding carbohydrate ABC transporter permease has translation MTTRTDTVPDAGPGPAREASRATAAPRRRRRPAWLPYLPYLLPGAVAFVVVIGYPFVMNVYYSLFKWRGGMAPMRWYGLGNYTDLLHDSAFWTSFQNSIAMILAMVVAPTLIGLVLAAVLFDYLGRRFGPRVAAFLRATYYLPQILPVAVAGVLWNWILNSQTGALNVILRGIGIENPPNWLGDTTTALPSVMLVLIWVQIGYPVVIFMSALQRVDPELYEAAELDGAGWWRRFGAITIPQIRPETFVVTLTCTVAALKVFGPIYVLTRGGPESSTLVPSYYSYLNFFDKSKVGYGAAVATVLTLVIIVVAVVILALQSRAERREQEGR, from the coding sequence ATGACCACCCGCACCGACACCGTGCCCGACGCCGGGCCCGGCCCCGCGCGCGAGGCGTCGCGCGCGACCGCGGCGCCCCGCCGCCGTCGCCGGCCCGCCTGGCTCCCGTACCTGCCCTACCTCCTGCCCGGCGCGGTGGCGTTCGTCGTCGTGATCGGCTACCCGTTCGTGATGAACGTCTACTACAGCCTGTTCAAGTGGCGCGGCGGCATGGCGCCGATGCGCTGGTACGGGCTGGGCAACTACACCGACCTCCTGCACGACTCGGCGTTCTGGACCTCGTTCCAGAACTCGATCGCGATGATCCTCGCGATGGTCGTCGCGCCGACCCTCATCGGCCTCGTCCTCGCGGCCGTGCTGTTCGACTACCTCGGCCGGCGCTTCGGCCCGCGCGTCGCGGCGTTCCTGCGCGCCACGTACTACCTGCCGCAGATCCTCCCGGTCGCCGTCGCCGGCGTGCTGTGGAACTGGATCCTCAACTCCCAGACCGGTGCGCTCAACGTGATCCTGCGCGGGATCGGCATCGAGAACCCGCCCAACTGGCTCGGCGACACGACGACCGCGCTGCCGAGCGTCATGCTCGTGCTCATCTGGGTGCAGATCGGCTACCCCGTCGTCATCTTCATGTCCGCGCTGCAGCGCGTGGACCCCGAGCTCTACGAGGCGGCCGAGCTCGACGGCGCGGGCTGGTGGCGCCGCTTCGGGGCGATCACGATCCCGCAGATCCGCCCGGAGACGTTCGTCGTCACGCTCACGTGCACGGTCGCCGCGCTCAAGGTGTTCGGCCCCATCTACGTGCTCACGCGCGGCGGGCCCGAGAGCTCGACGCTCGTCCCGAGCTACTACTCGTACCTCAACTTCTTCGACAAGTCGAAGGTCGGTTACGGCGCCGCGGTGGCGACCGTGCTGACCCTCGTCATCATCGTCGTCGCCGTCGTGATCCTCGCGCTGCAGAGCCGCGCCGAGCGTCGTGAGCAGGAGGGCCGCTGA
- a CDS encoding ABC transporter substrate-binding protein — protein sequence MLRSRKISLVAAVVALPLALAACGSSGGSGGSDDQTLTIWHYENEDSAMGQAWAKAIEIFEEENPDVDVVVEKQTFEQIQKNAKIVLTGDDVPDVMEYNKGNATAGQLSAQGLLTPLTDAATERGWDEKLSGSLQTTATYDDQGLMGSGEWYGVPNYGEFVQVYYNKDMFAQYGLEVPTTLEELETVMQAFKAQGVTPLAEAGAEYPMGQLWYELVLANSERDFVDQYQLFDGDPDFHGPEMTQATEKLDSWIKDGYVASDSAALTAEDMGVSFINGTYPMMVSGSWWFGRIVEEMDADWGQFNFPGNTLQVGSSGNLWVVPANADSPDLAEEFIDITLRPEVQNILAEKGGLPVAGDASVITDERTQQLTENFQAILDDDGLAFYPDWPVPGYYDVIVSELQSLINQSKSPTEVLDGLESAYVDGKADLLDS from the coding sequence ATGCTGCGATCCCGGAAGATCTCGCTCGTCGCTGCCGTGGTAGCGCTCCCACTCGCCCTCGCGGCGTGCGGGAGCTCCGGCGGCAGCGGCGGGTCCGACGACCAGACCCTGACGATCTGGCACTACGAGAACGAGGACTCCGCCATGGGCCAGGCATGGGCCAAGGCGATCGAGATCTTCGAGGAGGAGAACCCCGACGTCGACGTCGTCGTCGAGAAGCAGACGTTCGAGCAGATCCAGAAGAACGCCAAGATCGTGCTCACCGGCGACGACGTGCCCGACGTCATGGAGTACAACAAGGGCAACGCGACCGCCGGCCAGCTCTCCGCGCAGGGCCTGCTGACCCCGCTCACCGACGCGGCGACCGAGCGCGGCTGGGACGAGAAGCTCAGCGGCTCGCTCCAGACGACCGCGACCTACGACGACCAGGGCCTCATGGGCTCGGGCGAGTGGTACGGCGTCCCGAACTACGGCGAGTTCGTGCAGGTCTACTACAACAAGGACATGTTCGCCCAGTACGGGCTCGAGGTGCCGACGACGCTCGAGGAGCTCGAGACCGTCATGCAGGCGTTCAAGGCCCAGGGCGTGACGCCGCTCGCCGAGGCCGGTGCCGAGTACCCGATGGGCCAGCTCTGGTACGAGCTCGTGCTCGCGAACTCCGAGCGCGACTTCGTCGACCAGTACCAGCTCTTCGACGGCGACCCCGACTTCCACGGCCCGGAGATGACGCAGGCCACCGAGAAGCTCGACTCCTGGATCAAGGACGGCTACGTCGCGTCCGACTCCGCGGCCCTCACGGCCGAGGACATGGGCGTCTCCTTCATCAACGGCACCTACCCGATGATGGTCTCGGGCTCGTGGTGGTTCGGCCGCATCGTCGAGGAGATGGACGCCGACTGGGGCCAGTTCAACTTCCCCGGCAACACGCTCCAGGTCGGCTCGTCCGGCAACCTCTGGGTCGTCCCCGCGAACGCGGACTCGCCCGACCTCGCCGAGGAGTTCATCGACATCACGCTGCGCCCCGAGGTGCAGAACATCCTCGCGGAGAAGGGCGGCCTCCCCGTCGCCGGTGACGCGTCCGTCATCACGGACGAGCGCACGCAGCAGCTCACCGAGAACTTCCAGGCGATCCTCGACGACGACGGTCTGGCGTTCTACCCCGACTGGCCCGTGCCCGGCTACTACGACGTGATCGTCAGCGAGCTCCAGTCGCTCATCAACCAGTCGAAGTCGCCGACCGAGGTGCTCGACGGCCTCGAGTCCGCGTACGTGGACGGCAAGGCGGACCTGCTCGACAGCTGA
- a CDS encoding LacI family DNA-binding transcriptional regulator produces the protein MATMQDVARRAQVSLSTVSYALSGTRPVSDETRRRIEDAMAELGYQPNAMARGLASRRSHVLALIYPAMEKGLGGTVAEFVSSAAETARENGYHLVLWPFRTTQASEIRDLVRQGMADGVLLMEVALDDDRVDVLDEAGVPYTMIGRTRDVTDRPSVDIDFERTTDDAVQHLVDLGHRHVALVNHSQATADDGYAPTFRAEEGFEAAMRRRGLEPVALRVDESPRAGRDAVATLLDREPRLTAFVTMNEIATFGVVAELQQRGVAIPADMSILSIVTSPGVGEMSNPPLTTMHAPGAELGRLGVQKLLSLVDGSRPSTPNVLIPCVLETGSSVAPAAGRSPDDDDREPEAR, from the coding sequence ATGGCGACGATGCAGGACGTGGCGCGACGCGCGCAGGTCTCGCTGAGCACGGTGTCCTACGCGCTGTCCGGGACCCGTCCCGTCTCCGACGAGACGCGTCGCCGTATCGAGGACGCCATGGCCGAGCTCGGCTACCAGCCCAACGCCATGGCCCGCGGGCTCGCGTCGCGCCGCAGCCACGTGCTCGCGCTGATCTACCCCGCGATGGAGAAGGGCCTCGGCGGCACGGTCGCCGAGTTCGTCTCGTCCGCGGCGGAGACGGCGCGCGAGAACGGGTACCACCTCGTGCTGTGGCCCTTCCGCACGACCCAGGCCTCGGAGATCCGCGACCTCGTGCGCCAGGGGATGGCGGACGGCGTCCTGCTCATGGAGGTCGCGCTCGACGACGACCGCGTCGACGTGCTCGACGAGGCCGGGGTGCCGTACACGATGATCGGCCGCACGCGCGACGTGACGGACCGGCCGTCGGTGGACATCGACTTCGAGCGCACGACGGACGACGCGGTCCAGCACCTCGTCGACCTGGGGCACCGGCACGTGGCGCTCGTCAACCACTCGCAGGCGACGGCGGACGACGGCTACGCGCCGACGTTCCGCGCCGAGGAGGGCTTCGAGGCGGCGATGCGTCGCCGCGGGCTCGAGCCGGTCGCGCTGCGCGTCGACGAGTCCCCGCGCGCGGGCCGCGACGCGGTCGCGACGCTTCTCGATCGCGAGCCCCGTCTGACGGCCTTCGTCACCATGAACGAGATCGCGACGTTCGGCGTCGTCGCCGAGCTTCAGCAGCGCGGCGTCGCGATCCCCGCGGACATGTCGATCCTGTCGATCGTCACGTCGCCCGGCGTCGGGGAGATGAGCAACCCGCCGCTGACCACGATGCACGCGCCCGGGGCCGAGCTCGGCCGCCTGGGTGTGCAGAAGCTGCTGTCCCTCGTGGACGGCTCCCGTCCGAGCACGCCGAACGTGCTCATCCCGTGCGTCCTCGAAACCGGCAGCAGCGTCGCCCCCGCGGCCGGCCGGTCCCCGGACGACGACGACCGCGAGCCCGAGGCTCGCTGA